Proteins encoded in a region of the Rutidosis leptorrhynchoides isolate AG116_Rl617_1_P2 chromosome 9, CSIRO_AGI_Rlap_v1, whole genome shotgun sequence genome:
- the LOC139868782 gene encoding protein RALF-like 34 — protein MGRSILLYTQITLCLLLFSLTRSSRAEVSVLTGDFDWPTMYDDDGVDDIEVDTDGDVSGGRRSLFWQRMRYYISYGALSANRVPCPPRSGRSYYTHDCWRARGPVHPYTRGCSAITRCRR, from the coding sequence ATGGGTCGATCAATTCTTCTCTACACTCAAATCACATTATGTTTACTCTTGTTTTCACTCACACGCTCCTCACGCGCCGAGGTCTCTGTACTCACCGGCGATTTTGACTGGCCTACAATGTACGACGACGACGGAGTCGATGACATCGAAGTGGATACCGACGGCGACGTTTCCGGTGGTCGGAGATCCTTGTTTTGGCAAAGGATGAGATATTACATTTCGTACGGCGCACTCTCGGCGAATAGAGTGCCGTGTCCGCCACGCTCCGGGAGGTCGTATTATACTCATGATTGTTGGAGAGCTAGAGGTCCGGTGCATCCGTACACTAGAGGTTGTTCTGCTATTACTCGTTGCCGCCGGTGA